GCGACCTCCAGCACCCGCCCGAGCTGGTGCCGATCCTGCTCGAGACCGGCCGCGCGACCGGTGCCGACGTCGTCGTGGCCTCGCGGCACGCGCAGGGCGGCAGCAGCGAGGGCCTCTCGAACTGGGTGCGGCGCGCGGTGTCGTCCGGCTCGATCCTGCTGACCCGCTCGATGTTCCCCTCCCGGCTGCGCAACTGCTCCGATCCGATGACCGGGTACTTCGCCGTGCGCCGCGCGAGCGTCGACACGGCCGAGCTGCAGCCGCGGGGCTTCAAGATCCTGCTGGAGATCCTCGCCCGGAAGCGCATGTCCGTGGTCGAGGAGCCCTTCGTCTTCGCCGAGCGCATCGCGGGCGAGTCCAAGGCCGACCTCCGGCAGGGCCTGCGATTCCTGCACCAGCTCGCGTCGCTGCGGTTCGGCCGGATGTCGCGCTTCGCCGTCATCGGCGGGTTCGGCGCGGTGCTGAACCTCGCGATCATGGCCGCGCTGGTCGCGGTGAGCGTGAACTACGTGATCGCCGCGATCGTCGCGGCGGCGGTGACCATCGTGATGAACTTCTTCCTGCAGGAGCGCTTCGTGTTCCGCGACCTCCGGCACGAGCGCCATGCGTTCTGGACGAGGTTCAGCGCGTCGGTCGGATTCAACTCGCTCGAGGCCGCGGTGCGCCTGCCGTTCCTCGCGCTCCTGGTCGCGTTCACGCCGATCCCCAGCGTGGTCGCGCAGGCGGTCACGCTCGCAGCCGCGTTCGTGCTGCGCTTCCTGTTCCACTCGAGTTTCATATACCGGCCGCGTCGCACCACCCCGGTCAGTCCACTCATCGCAGAAGCCGCACCGCTGCCCACGCAGTCGGGTCGCGAGGCAGCGATCGGCGGCTCGATGAACTGACCCTGGGAACTGTGCGCGCCGGGGCGAGCTCGTCGACAAGCCCGCCGAGCGCACCGCGGGACCTCCCTCCCGCGGTGCGCTCACTCGTGTGCGGGGTGCATCCGGCGGCCAGTACGATGACCCGGTGCACTCCGATCTCGTCGCGACGCTCGTGCGCTGGTACGAGGAGGAGGCGCGCGAGCTGCCCTGGCGCCGCGCCGACCGGACGCCCTGGTCGGTGCTCGTGAGCGAGTTCATGCTGCAGCAGACGCAGGTCTCGCGCGTCGCGCCGGCCTTCGAGGAGTGGATGCGACGGTGGCCGACGCCGGCTGCGCTGGCCGCCGAGCCGGCCTCCGAGGCGGTGCGCGCCTGGGGCGGGCTCGGGTACCCCCGCCGGGCGAGGTGGCTGCACGGCGCGGCCGCGCGGATCGTCGAGGAGCACGGCGGCGAGGTGCCCTCCGACGTCGATGCATTGCTCGCCCTCCCCGGCGTCGGCCCGTACACCGCGCGCGCGGTCGCCGCGTTCGCGTTCGGGTCGCGGGTGCCGGTCGTCGACACGAACACCCGGCGCGTGATCGCACGGGCCGTCGACGGGAACGGGGACGCGGCGCCGCCGTCCACCCGGCGCGACCTGGCCGCGATGGAGCGCCTGCTGCCCGCCGACACGCGCGTCGCGCAACTCGTCAACGCGGCGACGATGGAGCTCGGCGCGGTCGTCTGCACCGCGCGCGCGCCCCGCTGCGAAGCCTGCCCGGTCGCCGTGCACTGCGCGTGGCGCAGCGCCGGGTACCCGGCCTACGAGGGGCCGCGCCGGCGCGTGCAGGCGACGTTCGCCGGGTCCGACCGGCAGGTGCGCGGCATCGTCATGCGCGAACTGCGCGCGGCGCATCGACCGGTGACGCGAGGCGAGCTGGCACCGGCGTGGGCGGATGCGGCGCAACTCGAACGTGCGATCGACACGCTGGTCGCCGACGGCCTCGCCGCCGAGGGTGCCGAGGGGCTGGCGCTCGCGGAGTGACCCGCGATGCCCGAGCCGCGGCTACTCCTCGTCGGCCTCGCGCGGCGTGACGTACGGGTCGGCCTCGCCGGCGTACTGGGCGGTGCTGGCGGTCTTCGTGGTCTCCGCGTCGCGCTCGCGCGCCTCGCGGAGCAGCTCCTCGATGTGCTGCGCGTTCTCGGGGATCGCGTCGAGGATGAACTCGAGGCTCGGCGTGAGGCGAGCCGTGATGTTCCGGCCGACCTCGCTGCGGAGCATGCCCGTGGCAGCCTTCAGCGCGGCGGCGGAGTCGGCGCGCTCCTCGTCGGTGCCGTAGACCGTGTAGAACACGCTCGCGTGCTGCAGGTCGCCCGTCACCTTGACGTCGGTGATCGTCACGAACCCGAGGCGCGGGTCGCGCAGGCCCTTGTCGAGGCGCCGCGCGACGATCTCCTTGATGCGGTCGGCCATCTTCCTGGCCCGTGCCGGATCAGCCATGCTCTCCCCTTCCGAGAACGTCCGGGGCGGCTCGCGCCGCCCCGGACGGGATAACTAGACCCGCGGCTTCTCGCGCATCTCGGTCGTCTCGATCTCGTCGCCGACCTGGATGTCGTTGAACTTGCCGAGGCCGATACCGCACTCGAAGTCCGTGCGGACCTCGGTCACGTCGTCCTTGAACCGACGCAGCGACTCGATCGCCAGGCCGTCCGCCACGACCACGCCGTCGCGGATGACCCGCGCCTTCGCGTTGCGCGTGATGGTGCCCGAGCGCACGATCGAACCGGCGATGTTGCCGAACTTCGACGAGCGGAACACCTCGCGGATCTCCGCGACGCCCGACTGGACCTCCTCGAACTCGGGCTTGAGCATGCCCTTGAGCGAGTTCTCGATGTCGTCGATCGCGTTGTAGATGACGTTGTAGAAGCGCACGTCGACGCCCTCGCGGGCGGCGCGCTCGCGCGCCTTCACGTCGGGCCGGACGTTGAACCCGATCACGATCGCGTTGTCGATCGTGGCCAGGTCGATGTCCGACTCGGTGACGGCGCCCACGCCGCGGTGGAGGATGCGCAGCTGGACCGAGTCGTCGACCTCGATCTTCATCAGGGACTCCTCGAGCGCCTCCACGGCACCCGAGACGTCGCCCTTGATGATGAGGTTGAGCGCCTCGACCTTGCCCTCCTCCAGCGCACGCGTGAAGTCCTCGAGCGAGATGCGCTTGCGGGCCTTCGCCAGCTGCGCGTTGCGCTCGGCGGCCTCGCGCTTCTCGGCGATCTGGCGCGCGGTGCGGTCGTCGCCGGTCACGAGGAACGTGTCGCCGGCGCGCGGCACGGTCGACAGTCCCTGCACCTGCACGGGACGCGACGGCGTGGCCTCGTCGACCGCGTCGCCGTTCTCGTCGACCATGGCGCGAACGCGGCCGTAGGCCGTGCCCGCGACGATCGCGTCGCCGACCCGCAGCGTGCCCGACTGGATGAGCACGGTCGCGACGGCGCCGCGTCCCTTGTCGAGCTTGGCCTCGATCGCGACGCCGCGCGCGTCCTTGTCGGGGTTCGCGCGCAGGTCGAGACCGGCGTCGGCGGTGAGCAGCACCGCGTCGAGCAGGTCGTTGATGCCGATGTCCTCGCGGGCCGACACGTCGACGAACATGACGTCGCCGCCGTACTCCTCGGCCACGAGGCCGAACTCGGTCAGCTGCTGGCGCACCTTCTGCGGGTTCGCGTCGGGCTTGTCGATCTTGTTCACCGCGACCACGATCGGCACGTCGGCCGCCTGGGCGTGGTTCAGCGCCTCCACCGTCTGCGGCATGATGCCGTCGTCGGCGGCGACCACGAGGATCGCGATGTCGGTCACCTGCGCACCGCGGGCACGCATGGCGGTGAACGCCTCGTGACCCGGGGTGTCGATGAAGGTGATCGCGCGGTCCTTGCCCTCGTGCTCGGTGTGCACCTGGTACGCACCGATGTGCTGGGTGATGCCGCCGGCCTCGCCCGCCACCACGTTGGCGTTGCGGATGGCGTCGAGCAGTCGCGTCTTACCGTGGTCGACGTGACCCATGACGGTCACGACCGGCGGACGCCACTCGAGGTCCTCGTCGGACTCGTCCTCGAGCTCCTGCTCGAGGTCGATGTCGAAGCCCTCGAGGAGCTCCTTGTCCTCGTCCTCGGGCGAGACGATCTGGATCTTGTAGCCGAGCTCCTCGCCGAGCACCTCGAAGGTGGCCTCGTCGAGCGACTCGGTCGCCGTGGCCATCTCACCGAGGTGGAACAGCACGGTCACCAGGTTGCCGGGGCTCGCGTCGATCTTGTCGGCGAAGTCCGAGATGGACGCGCCGCGGCGCAGCCGGACGACGGTGCTGCCGTCGCCGCGCGGGACCTGCACGCCGCCGATCGACGGCGCCTCCCGCATCTCGAATTCCTGCCGCTTCGTCCGCTTCGACTTGCGCGAGCGGCTCTTGCCGCCACCGCGTCCGAACGCACCAGCGGTGCCGCCGCCGGGGCCACGGCCACGGCCGCCGCCTCCGCCGGGACGCGGGCCGAACCCGCCGGGACGCCCGGGCGCACCGGTGAAGCCGCCGGGACGCTGGCCGCCGCCGGGACCGCCCTGGCGACCGCCGCCGCCACCACCGGGACGACCGCCGCCACCGGGACGCTGGCCCGCCGGACGGGGCGCGCCGGGACGCGGGATCGAGGGCCGCGGGATGTTGCCCGGGGTCGGGCGCTGGCCCATGCCCTGCGAGCTCGAGTACGGGTTGTTGCCCGGACGCGGCTGGGCCGGGCGCTTGCCCATGCCCTGCGACGACGCGAAGGGGTTGTTGCCGGGGCGCGGCGCACCGCCGGGCTTGGGGGCTCCGGGCTTGGTGGCACCGGGCTTCGGCGCACCACCGGGCTTGGGACCGCTGCCGGGCTTCGCGGCGTCGGAAGCGGGCTTCGCGGCCTCGGCCGGCTTGGGCGTGGCGGGCTTCGCCGCCTCGGCACGGGCCTGGCGCTCGGCGACGCTCATCGGCTGGTCGGCGGGCGCGGGGGCCTCGGCCTTCGGCTCGGCCTTGGGCGCCGGCTTGGGGCCGGGCTTCGAAGCACCGGGCTTCGCGGCACCCGGCTTCGCGGCGCCGGGCTTGGCGGCACCGGGCTTGGCGGCACCGGGCTTCGGCGCGGCCGTGCCGGACGCGGCGGAACCGTTGCCGGCGGAGCCGGCGTCGGCGAGCGCGGCCCTCAGGCGGCGCGCGACCGGGGGCTCGACGCTGGACGACGGTCCCTTGACGTACTCGCCCATCTCCTTGAGCTTCTCGAGCGCGACCTTGCTGTCGACGCCGAGCTCACTCGCGATCTCGTGTACACGGGGCTTGGCAGCCACATTTCTCCTGTTCCGGGTCTGCGCCCGGACAGGGGCAGACCATACCTAGCGGACGGGTCTCATTTCGAGCCGTTCATCGGTTGTCCATCAGCCGTTCAGCCTGTTCTCTAAGTCGTTCGTGTCCAGTTCGCCGGTCACGCGCAACGCCCGCCCGAAGGCACGGCGGCGCAGTGCGAGCCGGAGGCACTCACGGTCCGGATGCAGCCACGCACCACGCCCGGGCAGGCTCGCAGCGGTATCCACCACGACCTGGGATTCTCGGACGACGACCCTCAGAAGCGAGGAACGTGCGGTGCGCGAACGGCATCCGATGCACGTTCTGACCGGATCCATCCTACACCTCGGCGCGCGGGCCCCGACTCACTCGCCGGACCCGGCCTGCGAGTCCGGCTGGATGTCGATCTTCGCCCCGGTGAGCTTCGCGGCCAGGCGGGCGTTCTGGCCCTCCTTGCCGATCGCGAGCGAGAGCTGGTAGTCGGGCACCAGCGCGCGCACGGCGCGGAGCTCGGGGTCGATCACGACGGTCTTCGACACCTTCGCGGGCGACAGCGCGCTCGCGACGAAGGAGGCGAGGTCGTCGGAGTAGTCGACGATGTCGATCTTCTCGTTGTTGAGCTCGGCGGTCACCGAGCGCACGCGCTGACCGAGCTCGCCGATGCACGCGCCCTTGGCGTTCACGCCCGGCTGGGTCGCACGCACCGCGATCTTGGTGCGGTGACCCGCCTCGCGGGCGAGCGACACGATCTCGACCACGCCCGAGGCGATCTCGGGCACCTCGAGCGCGAACAGCTTGCGCACCAGGGCGGGGTGCGTGCGGGACACCGTGATCGACGGCCCCTTGAGGCCCTTCGTGACGCTGGTCACGTAGACGCGGATGCGCGCGCCGTGGCGGTACTCCTCACCCGGCACCTGCTCCTCGGGGGGCAGGATCGCCTCGACGGTGCCGAGGTCGATGTGGATCATCCGCGGGTTCGGGCCCTGCTGGATGATGCCGGCGACGATGTCGCCCTCGCGGCCGCGGAACTCGCCGAGCACCGCGTCGTCGGCGATGTCGCGCAGGCGCTGGTTGATCGTCTGCTTGGCGGCGAACGCGGCGATGCGGCCGAAGTCGCTCGGGCTGTCGACGACCTCGCCGATGACGTTGCCGTCCTCGTCGTGCTCGGGCACGTAGACCGTCACATGGCCGGTCTTGCGGTCCAGCTCGACGCGCGCACCGAGCGGGTTGGCGTGCCCGTGCTGGCCCGGGTTGGTGTGCTTGAGGTACGCCATGAGGATCGCCTGCTCGATGATCGTGACGAGCTCATCGAAGGGGATCTCCTTCTCGCGCTCCATCATTCTCAGGACGCTGAGGTCGATGTCCACAGCCGGCCTCCTCTATTCAACTCTCTCGCCGTCGTCCCACCACTCGACGGGCCAGAAGACTACGGTACCGGATGCCGCGGCCACGGCGAACGTGACACCGGTGTTGCGGCGCCGCTACGAGCACGATTCGCCTCTGGCGGGCGACGACGCGGCGACGCCATACTGTGGCGATGGACGCGATCAACGAATTCGTCCTCTTCTCGGGGGACCTGCTCTGGACCTGGATCGTGCTGCCGCTGGTGGTGCTCCTGGGCCTCTACTTCACGGTGCGCAGCGGGGTGGTGCAGTTCCGGCTCATCCCGGAGATGTTCCGCACGCTCACCGACAAGACGCCGCGCGACGCGAACGGCGAGCCGCAGTCCGTGTCGGCCTTCCAGGCCTTCACCGTCTCGGCCGCCTCGCGCGTCGGCGTCGGCAACATCGCCGGCGTCGGCACGGCCATCGCCATCGGCGGGCCGGGCGCGGTGTTCTGGATGTGGCTCATGGCGTTCGTGGGCGGGGCGAGCGCGTTCATCGAGTCGACGCTCGGCCAGCTCTACAAGGTGCGCGACGCCGACGGGTTCCGCGGTGGGCCCGCGTACTACATGGAGCGGGGCCTGAAGGCCAGGTGGATGGGCATCGTCTTCGCGATCACGCTCATCATCTGCTTCCCGTTCGTCTTCTCCGCGCTTCAGGCGAACACGATCAGCGCGACCGTGGCGACCACCGTCGCCGGCGACGAGGCGCCGTGGTGGATCGCGTGGATCGTCGGCGGGGTCGTGGCGCTGCTCACGGCGCTCGTCGTCTTCGGCGGCATCCGCCGCATCGCCCACGTCACCCAGGCGGTCGTGCCGCTCATGGCGCTCGTCTACCTGCTCGTCGGCCTCGTCGTCGTCGCGATGAACATCGGCGAGCTGCCGGCCGTGTTCGCGTCGATCTTCACCGAGGCGTTCGGGTTCAACGAGGTGGTCGGCGCCACGCTCGGCATGATCATCCTCACGGGCGTGCGGCGCGGCATGTTCTCGAACGAGGCCGGCCTCGGCTCGGCGCCGAACGCGGGTGCGAGCGCGGCGGTGACGCACCCGGTGAAGCAGGGGCTCGTGCAGACGCTCGGCGTGTACTTCGACACCTTCCTCATCTGCTCGATCACCGCGTTCATCATCCTGGTGTCGAGCCCGGACCTCGCGAACGCCGAGCGCGGCATCGGCCTCACCCAGGGCGCGATCACCGGCAGCCTCGGCACCTGGGCGGGCGTGCTGCTGAGCGTGGTGATCTTCCTGCTGGCGTTCAGCTCGATCCTCGGCAACTACTACTACGGCGAGGCGAACATCGACTTCATCACGACGCACCGCGGCGTGCTCACCGGGTTCCGGCTCGTGGTGGTCGCCGCGATCTTCGTCGGGTCGGTCGCGTCCTCCGACGTGGTGTGGAACACCGCAGACTCGGTCATGGGGCTGATGGCGCTCGTGAACCTCATCGCGATCGGCCTGCTCTCGGGCGTGGCGTTCCGGCTGCTGCGCGACTACACGAGACAGCGACGCGAGGGGCGGAACCCGGTCTTCACGCGTGCGCTCATGCCCGACCTCGACGGCATCGAGTGCTGGGAGGACGAGCTCTCCGTCACCGGCCCGATCGACGTCGACACGAAGCGGCACGAGGCGGAGAAGCACCGCGACCACCTGCACCACCAGGAGGACTGAGCGGAGCGGATGCGACGCCGGCTCAGCGCTCGTAGACCATGACCGCGACCATCGGCGGCGGGTGCGGGCCCGGCTGCATCTGGAGGTTCACGGCGTACGTGTCATCCAGGAACTGCCAGAAGTAGCCGTCCCCGCCGCCGGGTGTCCCCTCGTCGTCGAGCGGGACGACCTCGCCGTAGGCCTCCGCGAGCTGTTCGGCCTGCTCGGGCTCGTCGGTCTCGATGATCAGGTCCCAGACGCCGTCCCCGGCGAGCGAGGACACGACCTCGCCCTCCGGGAGCGGGAACTCGTCGGGGAAGTCCGGAGCGACGCCGTCGATCTCCTCGACGCCGTCGCCCAGTTCCCCGTCGTCGAACCCGTACAGCGCGATGAACGCCTCGTCCCACACCGTCGCCTCGGTGCCGGCATCCGCGACCTCGGCGGTGTCGTCGGCCGCGACCTCGGCGGCGTCGTCCGTCGCGCCTCCTGCGGTGCACGCGGCGCCGACCAGTACGACGACCGCAGCGACTCCCGCGATGCCCACGCGACGCGCGGATCGGTGATGCCTGTCCATGGTGAACATGACTGCCCCCATCCCTCGGATATCTGGATGCACCGAGGCTCCCGCGTGCCGATATCCGTCCGGTATCCGCCGCGGCGGCGCCTGCTCGTCGCGCCCGTGATCGCACGTCGCAGGGGCTGCGTCAAGCCCCGGTGCAGGGCACCTGTCGTCGCTACTGTGACGTGATGGACATCGATTCCCCCAAGGACGCCGCCCGCACCGCGGAGCGCTCGCAGACGTTCCGGATCCTCGCCCGATCGGGCTACGTCGTGCTCGGCATCATCCACGTCATCATCGGCGCGATCGCGATCTCGGTGGCGACGGGCAACGGCGGCGGGGAGGCCGAGGAGTCCGGGGCGCTCGAGCAGATCGCGAAGACGCCGTTCGGCGGCGTCCTGCTGTGGGGTATCGCGGTCGGCCTGTTCGCGCTCGCGATCTGGTCCGTGGCCGAGGCGCTCCTCGCGCAGGGGTCGGACGAGAAGGAGAAGTGGGGCGAACGGCTGAAGGAGGGCGGCAAGGCCGTCACGTACCTCGCGGTGGGCTACACGGCGGTCGTGTTCGCCCTCGGCGGCAGCAGCGACTCGTCGGAGTCGAGCCAGGGACTCGCGGCGACCCTCATCCGGATGCCGGGCGGCGTCTTCGTGCTCGCGCTGATCGGCCTGGTCGTGCTCGGCATCGGCGTCGGCTTCGTCTGGCGGGGCGTGCGGGTCTCGTTCACCGACGGCCTGAACGTGCCGTCGGGAGCCGTCGGGTCGGCGCTCGTCGCGCTCGGCGTCGCCGGCTACGTCGCAAAGGGCATCGGCGTCGGGATCGTCGGCGTGCTGTTCGTCGTCGCGGCGTTCACGCTCGACCCCGAGCAGGCGGGCGGGCTCGACGCGGCACTGAAGAGCCTGCTCGAACTGCCGTTCGGCGTCGTGCTGCTGTGGGCGATCGGCCTCGGGATCATCGCGTACGGCGCCTACTCGGTCGCACGCGCGAAGTACGCCCGGCTCTGAGCCGGGCACCGCCGGGTCGCGCTAGCCGCGCACCGCCGGGACGACTTCCGCCAGCGGCACCGTCGTGCGCTCCCCCGAGGCGCGGTCCCACACCTCGACGACGCCGTCGGCCACACCGCGGCCCACGATGACGATCTTCGGCACGCCGATCAGCTCGGCGTCGGCGAACTTCACCCCGGGCGACAGCTTCGGGCGGTCGTCGAACAGCACGTCGCATCCGCTCGCCTCGAGGTCTGCGACGACCCCCTCGGCGGCCTCGAAGACCGCAGGGTCCTTGCCGGTGGCGACCACGTGCACGTCGAACGGCGCGATCGATGCGGGCCAGGCCAGGCCCTTCTCGTCGTTGTGCTCCTCGGCGATGATCGCGAGGATGCGGGTCACGCCGATGCCGTAGGAGCCCATCGTGACGGTCACGAGCTTGCCGTTCTCGTCGAGCACCTTGAGGCCGAGCGCGTCGGCGTACTTGCGGCCGAGCTGGAAGACGTGGCCGATCTCCATGCCGCGCGCGAGGTGCACGGGGCCGGAGCCGTCGGGTGCGGGGTCGCCCTCGCGCACGGAGGC
This portion of the Agromyces rhizosphaerae genome encodes:
- a CDS encoding glycosyltransferase, giving the protein MTTTTTIIVPTFNEAPNVGELVRRLDAVADPRDTEILFVDDSSDDTPDRVRAAAETSRVPVRLIHRDEPDGGLSGAVVRGIRESDSEWFVVMDGDLQHPPELVPILLETGRATGADVVVASRHAQGGSSEGLSNWVRRAVSSGSILLTRSMFPSRLRNCSDPMTGYFAVRRASVDTAELQPRGFKILLEILARKRMSVVEEPFVFAERIAGESKADLRQGLRFLHQLASLRFGRMSRFAVIGGFGAVLNLAIMAALVAVSVNYVIAAIVAAAVTIVMNFFLQERFVFRDLRHERHAFWTRFSASVGFNSLEAAVRLPFLALLVAFTPIPSVVAQAVTLAAAFVLRFLFHSSFIYRPRRTTPVSPLIAEAAPLPTQSGREAAIGGSMN
- a CDS encoding YlxR family protein, which gives rise to MDPVRTCIGCRSRTARSSLLRVVVRESQVVVDTAASLPGRGAWLHPDRECLRLALRRRAFGRALRVTGELDTNDLENRLNG
- the rbfA gene encoding 30S ribosome-binding factor RbfA — translated: MADPARARKMADRIKEIVARRLDKGLRDPRLGFVTITDVKVTGDLQHASVFYTVYGTDEERADSAAALKAATGMLRSEVGRNITARLTPSLEFILDAIPENAQHIEELLREARERDAETTKTASTAQYAGEADPYVTPREADEE
- a CDS encoding A/G-specific adenine glycosylase; translation: MHSDLVATLVRWYEEEARELPWRRADRTPWSVLVSEFMLQQTQVSRVAPAFEEWMRRWPTPAALAAEPASEAVRAWGGLGYPRRARWLHGAAARIVEEHGGEVPSDVDALLALPGVGPYTARAVAAFAFGSRVPVVDTNTRRVIARAVDGNGDAAPPSTRRDLAAMERLLPADTRVAQLVNAATMELGAVVCTARAPRCEACPVAVHCAWRSAGYPAYEGPRRRVQATFAGSDRQVRGIVMRELRAAHRPVTRGELAPAWADAAQLERAIDTLVADGLAAEGAEGLALAE
- the infB gene encoding translation initiation factor IF-2; the protein is MAAKPRVHEIASELGVDSKVALEKLKEMGEYVKGPSSSVEPPVARRLRAALADAGSAGNGSAASGTAAPKPGAAKPGAAKPGAAKPGAAKPGASKPGPKPAPKAEPKAEAPAPADQPMSVAERQARAEAAKPATPKPAEAAKPASDAAKPGSGPKPGGAPKPGATKPGAPKPGGAPRPGNNPFASSQGMGKRPAQPRPGNNPYSSSQGMGQRPTPGNIPRPSIPRPGAPRPAGQRPGGGGRPGGGGGGRQGGPGGGQRPGGFTGAPGRPGGFGPRPGGGGGRGRGPGGGTAGAFGRGGGKSRSRKSKRTKRQEFEMREAPSIGGVQVPRGDGSTVVRLRRGASISDFADKIDASPGNLVTVLFHLGEMATATESLDEATFEVLGEELGYKIQIVSPEDEDKELLEGFDIDLEQELEDESDEDLEWRPPVVTVMGHVDHGKTRLLDAIRNANVVAGEAGGITQHIGAYQVHTEHEGKDRAITFIDTPGHEAFTAMRARGAQVTDIAILVVAADDGIMPQTVEALNHAQAADVPIVVAVNKIDKPDANPQKVRQQLTEFGLVAEEYGGDVMFVDVSAREDIGINDLLDAVLLTADAGLDLRANPDKDARGVAIEAKLDKGRGAVATVLIQSGTLRVGDAIVAGTAYGRVRAMVDENGDAVDEATPSRPVQVQGLSTVPRAGDTFLVTGDDRTARQIAEKREAAERNAQLAKARKRISLEDFTRALEEGKVEALNLIIKGDVSGAVEALEESLMKIEVDDSVQLRILHRGVGAVTESDIDLATIDNAIVIGFNVRPDVKARERAAREGVDVRFYNVIYNAIDDIENSLKGMLKPEFEEVQSGVAEIREVFRSSKFGNIAGSIVRSGTITRNAKARVIRDGVVVADGLAIESLRRFKDDVTEVRTDFECGIGLGKFNDIQVGDEIETTEMREKPRV
- the nusA gene encoding transcription termination factor NusA; translated protein: MDIDLSVLRMMEREKEIPFDELVTIIEQAILMAYLKHTNPGQHGHANPLGARVELDRKTGHVTVYVPEHDEDGNVIGEVVDSPSDFGRIAAFAAKQTINQRLRDIADDAVLGEFRGREGDIVAGIIQQGPNPRMIHIDLGTVEAILPPEEQVPGEEYRHGARIRVYVTSVTKGLKGPSITVSRTHPALVRKLFALEVPEIASGVVEIVSLAREAGHRTKIAVRATQPGVNAKGACIGELGQRVRSVTAELNNEKIDIVDYSDDLASFVASALSPAKVSKTVVIDPELRAVRALVPDYQLSLAIGKEGQNARLAAKLTGAKIDIQPDSQAGSGE
- a CDS encoding DUF1206 domain-containing protein, whose amino-acid sequence is MDIDSPKDAARTAERSQTFRILARSGYVVLGIIHVIIGAIAISVATGNGGGEAEESGALEQIAKTPFGGVLLWGIAVGLFALAIWSVAEALLAQGSDEKEKWGERLKEGGKAVTYLAVGYTAVVFALGGSSDSSESSQGLAATLIRMPGGVFVLALIGLVVLGIGVGFVWRGVRVSFTDGLNVPSGAVGSALVALGVAGYVAKGIGVGIVGVLFVVAAFTLDPEQAGGLDAALKSLLELPFGVVLLWAIGLGIIAYGAYSVARAKYARL
- a CDS encoding alanine/glycine:cation symporter family protein, with the protein product MDAINEFVLFSGDLLWTWIVLPLVVLLGLYFTVRSGVVQFRLIPEMFRTLTDKTPRDANGEPQSVSAFQAFTVSAASRVGVGNIAGVGTAIAIGGPGAVFWMWLMAFVGGASAFIESTLGQLYKVRDADGFRGGPAYYMERGLKARWMGIVFAITLIICFPFVFSALQANTISATVATTVAGDEAPWWIAWIVGGVVALLTALVVFGGIRRIAHVTQAVVPLMALVYLLVGLVVVAMNIGELPAVFASIFTEAFGFNEVVGATLGMIILTGVRRGMFSNEAGLGSAPNAGASAAVTHPVKQGLVQTLGVYFDTFLICSITAFIILVSSPDLANAERGIGLTQGAITGSLGTWAGVLLSVVIFLLAFSSILGNYYYGEANIDFITTHRGVLTGFRLVVVAAIFVGSVASSDVVWNTADSVMGLMALVNLIAIGLLSGVAFRLLRDYTRQRREGRNPVFTRALMPDLDGIECWEDELSVTGPIDVDTKRHEAEKHRDHLHHQED